TCTGACTTTGAGGCAGCAGTTGTAAAGGCCTTTGATATGTAGTAGAGAGCACGCCTCTGCAACATTTATAAACAATCCACATTAAACATATTGCCCTCTAACTGCCAAATTACTTTGTGGAGCTGCAATGCAGTTTTCCATATATCTGAAGTTCACATGTTGTGCTTACTTCAAAACTAAGAGAACAAAACTAACAATTGTATCCAAATTACTTCAAATTAGGCCCTGCTACACATGTAAAAAGTCGCACCATTGGAAGTTTCCAGTGATACTGTGGTGCCTCAAATAAACTTATAAAGAAAACATTGATAATTATAGACTTAAAAAGATAACAATATAACTTTGTAATTAAAAAAGCACCTACAACTCGAGCAGCAAAAACATTGCAAAGCTGTGGTGCTTGGTAAATCGACCCATCCAAAACATAATAAGTCAGCATCGGTGTAATTTTCTCAGGTCCATCCCTCTTCTGCTTACGGAAAACAAAAAGATGGGGCTCCATAACTTCACTCAACATGAATTCTATGCCAGTAATTTTCCTGTGAACCAAACATATTACTGTCATCAACTCTCCTTTGTCCAAACAATTTGGAGTCAATCTCTTGAAGTAAAAAATCTACATCGTCCAAAGGGAATGTTCTCCAGACAAGTTTTATACATTGCATTACTCAATAGACCCAAAATGACAGAATTCAATTCAAGTCTATCCAGTAAAGGTGCAACCAAACTCTGAGAGTTATGCGTCTCAAATTAAACCAGAGAATGGACCAGAAACACTCTGCTCCAAATATTCAAATGATCCGAATGAAGAAAAAAACCTAATAAATTTCAGATTTCCGCTTTCAGATATGTTcaacatcattaaaaaaaataaatttataattcaaaagtttccctctttatttcaattaaagaaaattTCCTTGCATCAAgcctaattaaaaaaaaatcagcagagagagagagagatagagggaATTAAGAAATTACGAGAGTTGAGAGAGGTCGAGAGGATGAATGGAGCGCATGCGAAGCTGTTCATTGTTGCAGGTATAGTCGTAGAAGGGGGATAAAGCGAAGTAATCGAAGACGAGATTGCGATCCAGCGGATATGAGTTCAGCCATAGTTGGTCCCTGAAGCATATTCCGGTCATGTCTGTTCCCGGGGGAGGTGGCGGTGGCGGAGGGCCACCGTCAATGCCCGGTGCTCCCACTGGTGGCGTCGCCATTTTCGTTCGCAGACTGTTTCGCTGCTTGATCctaagaaattaaaaataataaccgGATAACCAGGATTCGTATCTTGGGAATGAACCCACGACTGGGTCACTGTTCAATAGAATTAAAGATGAAGAAGGTGGAGGCATTTACTGTCGTTTACTACAATATGTTGTTTAtctataacatatataaaaaGATGAACAAGGTTTTGTCCTTTTCTACTTTTCTATTTTatcttaatttaaataaaaaaatgtatgataattttaatacaatatttgtttagtttttttttccagGCAAATGGAGGACACCTTTTGCCTGCCTTTTCCTATTAGTCACTGACACTTTTAAGCAACTtctagataaataaataaaaaataaaaaatcttgaacatttctctctctttctcctctaCCCTATCTCACTTCTTTCCTCTTTTCCAACCTCACCCTCTCTTATAGGGCTgaacattgggcgggttggtcgggttacaatgCATTTTTACCCGTTCAATGTCATAAacgggttagcaaaagtgactcgtaacttgcccaattaagaattttttttttaacccgtccaataatttgggcgggttggtcgagttaacccgcccaaaccgaaatgatattttttttggcGGGTTGGTcaggtcaacccgcccaaacaaaagtggtattttttttttaacatttttgtaatttcttttcttttaaatactagtactaatagtgtgaagtttatatttttaaacttaaaacaatattttaaatttatagtaaaaaaattaaaacaaaacttaactaatttatatatttatttgaatatattaaaaataataaattcttaattgggcgggttgggttatattgggcgggttgataattattttcaacccgcccaatgtaacaattgggcggtttaaattttggtcggtttattcgggttgtgttttttggcggttttttcaggttggtttgggcggtttattcgggttgggcgggttgtaaatttttttGCACAGCCCTACTTTCTTACCATCCAACCTCATCTTCTTCATCTTAAATTCCCTATAAGTGAGAGAAGAGAAGTATATGTGAGAAGCTCTGCATTTGAAGACTCCATAAGAGTGTGCCAAAGAGCTTAGTAAAACAGAGGAAAAATGAAGTGAAGTGTTGAACAATGAGTGAATGAATAGCTCAACCAAGAAACGTTGAGATTCTGTATATTATATACTGATAGAGAGAGTACAAGCTCAATGAGCTGTTACAACAGAATCAGTTACAAAGCTACTATTACAGATAACCAAAATAACAGAAAGTTGTTACACACTCAACCGAATAGAGCAGTTAGTGACTAGGCTCAATATCATTAGTTTGGTCATGTCTAATAGACTCCCTCAAACAAAATACCAGGTGCGTTTTCTTGTGTTCTATGGTTGATTTTGGAATTTGAGTGAGTAATTTTGTTGGGCAAATGTCTCATTTGTAGTTTACGAATTTGATACATttgaaaaaatgacttttttttttactaatttttcGCATGCAAGTTCAAATGAACTTCTGGGTTTTCTTTTTCTAAGAGAAATATCAAAAAACATAAACATGAAAATGAGAAATTTGTGCCTATTAGAGCTCTCATTGTCTTTCTATTGCTCTCTTCTATGCTCCTCCTCTTCTAGTCTTTCTTCTTCAACATTTTTCTCATTCATGAAAAGATAATTTTTTTGTGTCTTTTTGAGAGTATTTTCCATCTGGGTATTAATCTCTTTCATGTATTTTTGGAGAGTGAAAGATTTATTTTCTAGCTGGGTTGAATATGAGGTGGGTATACAGTTATAATGGGATCGAGTTCTGCTAATTAATTAGTAAGAAAATTTAGTCTCACCTGGATGTTTTATTTCCCAACTTTAGTTCATCAGAAAACGACAACGATTTTGATAGATAAAAAGGGGACGAAGGAAACGACATTTTTCTTACAAACGACACAGATTTAAACAGCCCAAGCTCCTGGGACATTTTCAGAAAATGCAATGGACAAACGACATGTTATTTAAAAAACGAcaattaagaaaaacaacaaagtaTCAATTTTTTTTGTTGCAAAAATGTAGATTAATTATCTTTTTTAGTAATGAAAACTccattaaagaaaataaatataatatcatACAAtctaaaattattaaaaattctGAAAAAAGTCAAAATAACATCTAACTAGTAACATTATATTGAACAAATTGTCATTCCATTTTAAAAACATGCTCAACTAATCTATCAAGCGcgatcatttaaaaaaaaaatcaacggaaatataaaaaacaataaaTGAAAGACGGCAATTATATTATATGAGAAgacaactttatttttatttttaaaagaggaGAGAATTATTGTAAAATTTCATGTAAAAAACTATTGTGAAATTGacgaataaataaataaataagcattGACTGTtcaaagaaaataacaaaacacCAAATGTTGAATTATAAATTGTTAAATTTAAATCGTATAAAgttctcataataataataataataataataataataataataataaagatatcaaatttatttaaaataatgtaTTACAATTAATGAaactattattttaatataaacaCGATGATTGTTTTTCAACTAAAATTCTCTGCGACGAATCTagatctcttctatataaaaatatgtagataacataaatttttagttttaacggtattttatatattttttcgttaactttaacagaatatttttatatttaatagaatattcttataattaacggtagattgtaaacatgacttaaacttaaataaaattaaataattcaataattaaacaaattaaaataaaatattttagaaatattttcctatatatatgttgattatatataataatttaaaaataataaaaccatatatttaataacttaaataaaatttaattaaacttaaacttaatattatatattaaacatataatatataatcttttgttgtcactgtcaatatcaaaaacaagaacaaatataaacttaaacaaaaataaataaataaaataatttaaataaaatattttaaagatattttatgataatttaaataattaaatcatatttatttaaaaataataaagacatacatatcattttttttatcttataaatttgtgtgatagtttattttttgatcaagtgattgaagctctttttcttcatcaaattcactaaaGAACATTGTCACCAAATgatattgtgagatacattagaaactaaaaatagttgaggCATGtatactgtagagtccaag
This genomic interval from Humulus lupulus chromosome 8, drHumLupu1.1, whole genome shotgun sequence contains the following:
- the LOC133794391 gene encoding mediator of RNA polymerase II transcription subunit 6, whose product is MATPPVGAPGIDGGPPPPPPPPGTDMTGICFRDQLWLNSYPLDRNLVFDYFALSPFYDYTCNNEQLRMRSIHPLDLSQLSKITGIEFMLSEVMEPHLFVFRKQKRDGPEKITPMLTYYVLDGSIYQAPQLCNVFAARVRRALYYISKAFTTAASKSEKIGYVDSENDNAALEPKVAKETIEFKDIKRIDHIIASLQRKLAPAPPPPPFPEGYIPLTNTESENGPETQQTGEAQPPLLDPIIDQGPAKRMKF